From the Deltaproteobacteria bacterium genome, the window GGAGTTACGTCCAACATCTAGAGGAGTTTTGCAAATCTTATAACTTCGTCACTTCAAATTCAAGTGAAGTATCTTACCATATAAATCCTTGTCGCCAGAGATCCTTTTCTAAGTACCCAGAGAATAAAGGGTAAATCCGATCCCCAAACCGATAAAGAAGTTGAAGGCCTTGATCAAGATAGAGTCCTTGACCGTATAGGCAAGTAGCGGGAGCATCCCGTGTCCATCCTGAACGATGGAGCAGGCCAGCAGCACGGAAAAAGGGATCAGGCCCTTGGCAAACATCATGACAAAGATAAGATGGGGGCCTGATTCAGGGATTATGGCCACCAAGGACGCCACCAATAAGACCCAGGACATATGGGCCTGGACAAAGGTCTCGAGATCCCAGAACTTCAGACCCACATCTACGGCCACCAAGGCGCCAAAGCTCCAGAGAAACACCCTCCATAGGTGCCTCTTGGCGATGTGGCCCCAGATATGCTCATGTAAATAGTGCTCAGGGGTGGTGAAGACTATGAATTCGCCCAAAGAAAGCAAAGCGACAAAGGTGACCCGCTTCCAGTCCCAAGCAGAAGGGCCGATGACCCCCGAGGCAAAGCCATAGATAAATATACCGAGGAGAAAGAGGAGGAGGAATCGGGCCAAAGACATCTTTTTTAGATTGGCTATTACCCCTCTGAGGCTGATACGCCAGCTTTCATCTTCCAGATGAAGGACAGGAGTTTGGCATTCCTCACAAGGGGTTATCTTTAGCACA encodes:
- a CDS encoding arsenic efflux protein, which produces MDIIISNLKHGLMISVFVFVMMTLADYLNVLSQGKMNRAIRGGLFRQYIATSFLGATPGCLGAFMNVSFYVHGLITFGAIVGGMIATSGDEAFVMLTLFPDKAILLFGILFILGIIFAWFIDKLVPVLKITPCEECQTPVLHLEDESWRISLRGVIANLKKMSLARFLLLFLLGIFIYGFASGVIGPSAWDWKRVTFVALLSLGEFIVFTTPEHYLHEHIWGHIAKRHLWRVFLWSFGALVAVDVGLKFWDLETFVQAHMSWVLLVASLVAIIPESGPHLIFVMMFAKGLIPFSVLLACSIVQDGHGMLPLLAYTVKDSILIKAFNFFIGLGIGFTLYSLGT